In a single window of the Raphanus sativus cultivar WK10039 chromosome 9, ASM80110v3, whole genome shotgun sequence genome:
- the LOC108823501 gene encoding homeobox protein SHOOT MERISTEMLESS: MESGSNSTSCPMAFAGDNSDGPMCPMMMMMMPIITSHQQHHGHDQQHQHQQQHDGYAYQSHHQQSNSLFLQSLTPPSQEAKNNVTSSCSPSSGAPAYSFMEINHQNELLTGGLNPCSSASVKAKIMAHPHYHRLLLAYVNCQKVGAPPEVQTRLEETCSSAAAAAASMGPTGSLGEDPGLDQFMEAYCEMLVKYEQELSKPFKEAMVFLQHVECQFKSLSLSSPSSFSGYGEAAIERNNNGSSEEEVDMNNEFVDPQAEDRELKGQLLRKYSGYLGSLKQEFMKKRKKGKLPKEARQQLLDWWSRHYKWPYPSEQQKLALAESTGLDQKQINNWFINQRKRHWKPSEDMQFVVMDATHPHHYFMDNVMGNPFPIDHISSTML; this comes from the exons atggagagtggTTCCAACAGCACTTCTTGTCCAATGGCTTTTGCCGGGGATAATAGTGATGGTCCGATGTGtcctatgatgatgatgatgatgcccATCATAACATCCCATCAACAACATCATGGTCATGATCAACAACATcaacatcaacaacaacatgatGGTTATGCATATCAGTCACACCACCAACAAAGCAACTCCCTTTTTCTTCAATCACTAACTCCTCCGTCCCAAGAAGCGAAGAACAACGTTACATCTTCTTGTTCTCCTTCCTCTGGTGCTCCTGCTTATTCTTTCATGGAGATCAATCACCAAAACGAACTCCTCACAGGAGGACTCAATCCCTGTTCTTCAGCCTCTGTCAAGGCCAAAATCATGGCTCATCCTCACTACCACCGCCTCTTGCTCGCCTATGTCAATTGCCAGAAG GTGGGAGCTCCACCGGAAGTGCAGACGAGGCTGGAAGAAACATGCTCGTCTGCGGCAGCAGCTGCAGCGTCGATGGGACCCACAGGGTCTTTAGGCGAAGATCCAGGGCTTGATCAGTTCATGGAAGCTTACTGTGAAATGCTCGTGAAGTACGAGCAAGAACTCTCTAAACCTTTTAAAGAAGCTATGGTCTTCCTTCAACACGTTGAGTGTCAATTCAAATCCCTTTCTCTCTCCTCGCCTTCCTCCTTCTCtg GTTATGGAGAGGCAGCTATTGAGAGAAACAACAATGGGTCATCTGAGGAAGAAGTCGATATGAACAATGAATTTGTAGATCCGCAGGCAGAGGATAGGGAGCTTAAAGGACAGCTCTTGCGCAAGTACAGTGGTTACTTAGGCAGTCTCAAGCAAGAGTtcatgaagaagaggaagaaaggaAAGCTTCCTAAGGAAGCTCGCCAACAACTACTTGACTGGTGGAGCCGACACTACAAATGGCCTTACCCTTCG GAGCAGCAAAAGTTAGCACTAGCGGAATCAACCGGGCTGGACCAGAAACAGATAAACAATTGGTTCATAAACCAGAGGAAAAGGCATTGGAAACCATCGGAGGATATGCAGTTTGTAGTAATGGACGCAACACATCCTCACCATTACTTCATGGACAATGTCATGGGAAATCCTTTCCCCATTGATCACATCTCCTCGACCATGCTTTGA
- the LOC108828395 gene encoding O-fucosyltransferase 15 has protein sequence MSQERPDEEKPETCDIRVQDRIQGAASPVQSPTRLGPTRFSEVAGEKIRNTGSDLIGSIWSWFNGDPNRNLKNPVKRGKRKRIRTAKTAVGVIALVGFFIFVNWFMLSQLHEGRAWLRRGFSKNRNPKPNPKPNPDLKPSTKRVSVKVSAASVQHVEKKKMGKPKKKYNGTYGRLLAYAAHALAEGQNKIEPKELWREPKDQALAWKPCADQRSWKPNDGKNGYIMVTANGGINQQRVAVCNIVVVARLLNAILVVPKFMFSDVWTDSSQFEDIYQVEHFIKYLSPDIRIVKKLPKELQSLDLEAIGSLVTDIDVMKEAKPGFYMKHILPLLLKNRVVHFFGFGNRLAFDPIPFELQRLRCRCNFHALNFVPKIQETGAILVRRLRDSGSHLAPVDPYLVGPKYASFILDKKAGPLHKASKYLAVHLRFEIDMVAHSLCYFGGGDAEKTELSAYREKHFPTLANFTKTKKMPSPEDLRTEGLCPLSPEEAVLMLAGLGFNRKTRVFVAGANIYGGTKRLAALTSLYPNLVTKENVLSETELEPFKNYSSQLAVLDFIGCAASDAFAMTDSGSQLSSLVSGYRIYYGAGKMPTIRPNKRRFSDILLKNNTIEWKVFEQRVRKNVRQTKHVLVRPTGRSVYRYPRCKECMCNED, from the exons ATGTCTCAAGAGAGACCTGACGAAGAGAAACCAGAGACTTGCGATATTCGAGTCCAAGATCGGATCCAAGGAGCAGCTAGTCCGGTTCAGTCACCGACCCGACTCGGCCCAACCCGGTTCTCTGAAGTAGCTGGAGAGAAAATCCGGAATACCGGGTCGGATTTGATAGGATCGATTTGGTCTTGGTTCAACGGCGACCCGAACCGGAATCTGAAAAATCCGGTTAAGAgagggaagaggaagagaatCAGAACGGCGAAAACAGCCGTGGGAGTAATCGCGCTTGTGGGCTTCTTCATTTTTGTTAATTGGTTTATGCTCTCTCAGCTCCACGAAGGTCGAGCTTGGCTTCGAAGAGGGTTCTCAAAGAACCGGAATccgaaaccgaatccgaaacCAAACCCGGATCTGAAACCGAGTACCAAACGGGTATCTGTTAAAGTGTCGGCAGCGTCGGTACAG CACGTAGAGAAGAAAAAGATGGGGAAACCAAAGAAGAAATACAATGGAACATATGGTAGATTGTTGGCTTATGCTGCTCATGCATTAGCTGAg GGACAAAACAAAATTGAGCCAAAAGAGTTGTGGCGAGAACCAAAGGACCAAGCTTTGGCTTGGAAGCCTTGCGCTGATCAACGTTCTTGGAAGCCCAACG atGGGAAGAATGGATATATAATGGTAACTGCAAATGGTGGGATCAATCAACAGAGAGTTGCT GTTTGTAacattgttgttgttgctcGGTTACTCAACGCCATACTCGTTGTTCCCAAGTTTATGTTCAGCGATGTCTGGACCGATTCAAG TCAGTTTGAAGATATCTACCAGGTGGAACATTTCATAAAGTATCTCTCTCCCGATATACGGATAGTAAAGAAACTACCAAAAGAGCTTCAGTCTCTAGACCTTGAGGCCATTGGCAGCCTC GTTACGGATATAGATGTTATGAAAGAAGCCAAGCCTGGATTCTACATGAAGCACATTCTCCCTCTTCTTCTCAAGAACAGAGTCGTCCACTTCTTCGGATTCGGAAACCGTTTGGCCTTTGACCCTATACCCTTTGAGTTACAG AGGCTGCGGTGTAGATGTAACTTTCACGCGCTAAACTTCGTTCCAAAGATACAAGAAACGGGCGCTATTCTCGTAAGGAGGTTACGCGACAGCGGATCACACCTAGCACCGGTTGACCCGTATCTGGTCGGTCCAAAATACGCATCTTTCATATTGGACAAGAAGGCTGGTCCTCTCCACAAGGCTTCAAAGTATCTAGCGGTCCATCTCCGGTTCGAAATCGATATGGTGGCTCATTCTCTTTGTTACTTCGGTGGAGGCGACGCTGAAAAGACGGAGCTATCAGCTTACCGAGAAAAGCATTTCCCAACGCTTGCAAATTTTACAAAGACCAAGAA AATGCCATCTCCTGAAGATTTGAGGACGGAAGGGCTTTGTCCGTTATCACCTGAAGAAGCTGTGCTTATGCTTGCGGGTCTCGGTTTCAACCGCAAGACTCGTGTGTTCGTGGCTGGTGCGAATATATACGGTGGGACGAAGCGTCTAGCAGCTTTAACGAGTCTTTACCCGAACCTTGTTACTAAAGAGAATGTACTCTCTGAAACAGAGCTAGAGCCTTTCAAGAACTACTCTTCTCAG CTTGCGGTTCTTGATTTCATTGGTTGCGCTGCGTCGGACGCATTTGCAATGACGGATTCAGGGAGCCAGCTGTCGTCTCTGGTTTCCGGTTACAGGATTTATTACGGAGCAGGGAAGATGCCGACGATCAGACCGAACAAAAGGAGATTCTCGGACATATTGTTGAAGAACAATACTATAGAGTGGAAAGTGTTTGAGCAAAGAGTGAGAAAGAACGTTAGGCAAACAAAACATGTGTTGGTTAGACCAACGGGACGCAGTGTTTACCGTTATCCAAGATGTAAAGAATGTATGTGTAATGAAGATTGA